The following are encoded together in the Drosophila takahashii strain IR98-3 E-12201 chromosome X, DtakHiC1v2, whole genome shotgun sequence genome:
- the LOC108060915 gene encoding LOW QUALITY PROTEIN: mitochondrial ornithine transporter 1 (The sequence of the model RefSeq protein was modified relative to this genomic sequence to represent the inferred CDS: inserted 1 base in 1 codon; deleted 1 base in 1 codon) — protein MRESERDTAAAAAXNNTIEDNGESSGPAAQFVPLPPNPEAIKHRRPKKTEAPPDEPPTDDEPQTPPMPPPPPRIGSSQAGSSVLIMTPDEIIEAYERALQEGQEDGEADGEQKGKSKRWLSRPISVKSTLRAVRDGLLFVVGGFLRFLRRLDMHGGGSGNNINFVEGLIDFMAGSLGGAAQVYVSQPLDTVKVKLQTFPEIYRGMWDCFVSTYRKDGVLRGLYAGSVPAVFANVAENSVLFAAYGGCQKFVAFFVGKETSADLSTVENACAGSLAACFSTLTLCPTELIKCKLQALREMKHFVEPAHPEDMRTPWTLTRYIWRTEGIRGFYRGLSSTFLREMPGYFFFFGSYEGTREILRREDQTKDEIGPLRTMIAGAIGGVCLWTSTFPADVIKSRIQVKNLNESMFAVGADIVRREGVLALYRGLLPSVLRTIPATATLFVVYEYTKRAMSATL, from the exons ATGCGCGAGAGCGAGCGGGacaccgcagcagcagcag gcaacaacaccatAGAAGATAATGGAGAATCCAGCGGACCAGCGGCACAATTCGTACCGCTACCGCCCAACCCT GAGGCGATCAAACACCGCCGTCCGAAGAAAACCGAAGCGCCACCCGACGAACCGCCCACCGATGACGAACCCCAGACGCCGCCCATGCCCCCGCCGCCCCCGCGGATCGGCAGCAGTCAGGCGGGCAGCAGCGTGCTGATAATGACGCCCGACGAAATCATCGAGGCCTACGAACGCGCCCTTCAG GAGGGGCAAGAGGACGGGGAGGCCGACGGAGAGCAGAAAGGCAAGTCGAAGCGCTGGCTGAGCAGGCCGATCAGTGTGAAATCGACGCTGAGAGCGGTACGCGACGGCCTGCTGTTCGTGGTGGGCGGTTTCCTGCGCTTCCTTCGACGGCTAGACATGCACGGCGGCGGTAGCGGCAACAACATCAACTTTGTCGAGGGGCTGATCGACTTCATGGCGGGCTCCCTGGGCGGAGCGGCCCAGGTGTACGTGTCGCAGCCCCTCGACACGGTCAAGGTCAAGCTGCAGACCTTCCCGGAGATCTATCGCGGCATGTGGGACTGCTTTGTGAGCACCTATCGCAAGGACGGTGTCCTGCGCGGCCTGTACGCCGGATCCGTTCCGGCCGTCTTCGCCAACGTGGCCGAGAACTCGGTCCTGTTCGCCGCCTACGGGGGCTGCCAGAAATTCGTGGCCTTCTTCGTCGGCAAGGAGACCTCCGCCGATCTGAGCACCGTGGAGAACGCCTGCGCCGGCTCCCTGGCCGCCTGCTTCTCCACGTTGACCCTCTGTCCCACGGAGCTCATCAAGTGCAAGCTGCAGGCGCTGCGCGAGATGAAGCACTTCGTCGAGCCGGCCCATCCGGAGGACATGCGGACGCCCTGGACGCTCACGCGATACATCTGGCGTACTGAGG GCATCCGAGGATTCTATCGAGGATTGAGCTCTACTTTCCTGCGCGAGATGCCCGGctacttcttcttcttcggcaGCTACGAGGGCACCCGTGAAATACTGCGCCG CGAGGACCAAACTAAGGATGAAATTGGACCACTGCGTACCATGATAGCCGGCGCCATTGGAGGCGTCTGTCTGTGGACGTCGACGTTTCCGGCGGACGTGATCAAGAGTCGGATCCAGGTGAAGAACCTCAACGAGAGCATGTTCGCGGTGGGAGCGGACATCGTGCGGCGTGAAGGTGTCCTGGCGCTGTACCGCGGCCTGCTGCCCTCTGTCCTGCGCACCATTCCGGCCACGGCCACCCTGTTCGTGGTCTACGAGTACACCAAGCGAGCGATGAGCGCCACCCTCTGA
- the LOC108060914 gene encoding FAST kinase domain-containing protein 5, mitochondrial, with the protein MWTRTQCLWRSVGCMGRLGRRQLCATSVWQARIFADRENQFAHGILMDSLKPYAILRPQEANWQDLAATEGFLRPSEGEVTASDLYAQFLGLVRHCIRLELQISDERYDGFTRLYCEQLHRLSDEQLLGSLAALAELPAPESTKSRNYMELWNTLDIECCRRIDRWSSERLLLVSDAWYRLGLARIGEYVWLALKKLGRKLRKLPPEQLVHSMFLCNLLRRPVFEMFDFELNLARCVDEMSLSELGVMAMGFFKTQTPIRNPELLTQIYQRLGNELETVEDIPLVALLKVLRYSSKLPQVEQLKRLLDALESQVERVSLLTCLHMALLGCELQTCNDELVERILLRFERELESARLKDIERICLVMALFNISTSSKVETRLAARLPNLLRQRMEEILRHPRCYTNCLQFLTMRGVCDLELLGVALEPRLVQLAYRSGLPGREYFHLDSFARLLGEQEKYQGPLLSERQRQQMGRLYTQYIPERNGRFKLNSTDRILLEIREALSLIHRPVSFKHILPQYDRCDVVLCYDRREQKALPLNAEACQDYSGEILTRRHLIGEARAADEQLATVAIVIAGWNNVIRDKERFTGQMEMKLRQLRQLGHQPVVIYWHEWRELETSADRQDFLRRRLSQVARI; encoded by the exons ATGTGGACAAGGACGCAGTGCCTCTGGCGCAGTGTGGGCTGCATGGGCCGCCTGGGCCGCCGACAGCTGTGCGCCACGAGCGTCTGGCAGGCGCGGATCTTCGCGGATCGCGAGAATCAGTTTGCCCACGGAATTCTGATGGATTCCTTGAAACCCTACGCAATCCTGCGACCGCAGGAAGCCAACTGGCAGGATCTAGCCGCCACGGAGGGCTTCCTGCGGCCATCAGAGGGGGAAGTAACCGCCTCGGATCTGTATGCCCAATTCCTGGGCCTCGTGAGGCACTGCATCCGCCTGGAGCTCCAGATCAGCGACGAACGCTATGATGGCTTCACGCGCCTCTACTGCGAGCAACTGCATCGCCTCAGCGACGAGCAGCTGCTGGGATCGCTGGCCGCCTTGGCGGAGCTACCCGCACCGGAATCCACAAAGAGCCGCAACTACATGGAGCTGTGGAACACGCTGGACATCGAGTGCTGTCGCCGCATCGATCGCTGGTCCAGCGAAAGGCTGCTCCTGGTGAGCGACGCCTGGTATCGGCTGGGTCTGGCCAGGATCGGCGAGTATGTTTGGTTGGCTCTCAAGAAATTGGGCCGCAAGTTGCGCAAACTGCCACCCGAGCAACTGGTCCACTCCATGTTCCTCTGTAATCTTCTCCGGCGTCCCGTCTTCGAGATGTTCGACTTTGAGCTGAATCTGGCGCGCTGCGTGGACGAGATGAGCCTCTCCGAGCTGGGCGTCATGGCCATGGGCTTCTTCAAGACCCAGACGCCTATAAGAAATCCAGAACTCTTAACCCAAATCTATCAAAGGCTGGGCAACGAACTGGAAACCGTGGAGGACATTCCTTTGGTGGCGCTGCTCAAGGTGCTGCGCTACAGCAGCAAGCTGCCGCAGGTGGAGCAGCTGAAGCGGCTCCTCGACGCCCTGGAGTCGCAGGTGGAGCGCGTTTCGCTGCTCACCTGTTTGCACATGGCACTGCTGGGCTGCGAACTGCAGACCTGCAATGATGAGCTGGTGGAGAGGATTCTGCTGCGTTTCGAGCGGGAATTAGAGAGCGCTCGGCTGAAGGATATCGAGCGGATTTGCCTGGTAATGGCTCTATTTAATATCAGCACCTCTTCGAAAGTGGAGACCCGTTTGGCGGCGAGGCTACCGAATTTACTGCGCCAGCGAATGGAGGAGATCCTCCGCCATCCGCGCTGCTACACCAACTGCCTGCAGTTCCTCACCATGCGCGGCGTCTGCGATTTGGAGCTCTTGGGCGTCGCGCTGGAGCCGCGCCTCGTGCAGCTCGCCTACCGCAGCGGTCTGCCTGGTCGGGAATACTTCCATCTGGACAGCTTCGCGCGACTCCTCGGCGAGCAGGAGAAGTACCAGGGTCCGCTGCTCAGCGAGCGGCAGCGCCAGCAGATGGGTCGCCTGTACACGCAGTACATCCCCGAGCGGAATGGACGCTTCAAGTTGAACAGCACCGATCGGATTTTGCTGGAAATACGGGAGGCACTCTCGCTGATCCACCGTCCCGTCAGCTTTAAGCACATCCTGCCGCAGTACGATCGCTGCGATGTGGTGCTCTGCTATGATCGCCGAGAACAGAAGGCCCTGCCCTTGAATGCAGAGGCTTGCCAGGATTACAGCGGCGAGATTCTCACGCGCAGGCATTTAATAGGCGAAGCCAGGGCGGCGGATGAGCAGCTGGCCACCGTGGCCATCGTTATTGCGGGCTGGAACAATGTGATTCGGGACAAGGAACGCTTCACGgggcaaatggaaatgaagCTGAGGCAGCTAAGGCAGTTGGGTCATCAGCCAGTGGTG ATCTATTGGCACGAATGGCGGGAACTGGAAACATCGGCGGATCGCCAGGACTTCCTGAGACGCCGCCTGAGCCAAGTGGCCAGGATTTAG